A DNA window from Brenneria izadpanahii contains the following coding sequences:
- the nhaA gene encoding Na+/H+ antiporter NhaA: MAERTFATLERFAHIESVSGIVLLVAAAIALIWANSPFAASYHNLWHTPISIAIGSFSFSHPLHFWINDGLMAIFFLVVGMEIRYEIHAGALSNIKQATLPIVAAFGGVAVPALIYTLFNGDPARHHGWAVPTATDIAFAVGVLALLGRSIPGNVRVFLLTLAIIDDIIAIVMIALFYSAGLDYSGLAIAAAGILLVFGFQLIGIGAALAYVIPGVVIWSGFLIMGIHPTIAGVVLGLITPVLPARMHESALDKILRISNELADRYSAQNNDAGQLSQPFKQLRLARRELLPPVMRVQMTLHPWVAFFIMPLFALANAGVSVDGVNLSAEGAHWVMIGVMAGLVAGKPLGIIAVSWLMVRVGLCKRPPGVSWGGIALIGLLGGIGFTMSIFIAMLAFSNENQLGAAKLGVLLGSLTAAILGIAWGKIYVRRVRAANDGGLKPDTVA; this comes from the coding sequence TTGGCTGAACGCACTTTCGCCACTCTAGAACGTTTTGCCCATATTGAATCGGTTAGCGGCATCGTATTGCTTGTCGCCGCGGCCATCGCGCTGATTTGGGCGAATTCCCCCTTCGCCGCCAGTTACCATAATTTATGGCATACGCCGATTTCGATAGCCATCGGATCCTTTTCATTTTCCCATCCGCTCCATTTTTGGATCAATGACGGGCTAATGGCGATCTTCTTTTTAGTGGTCGGCATGGAAATCAGATATGAAATTCACGCCGGCGCGCTGAGTAATATCAAACAGGCGACGTTGCCGATCGTGGCCGCTTTCGGCGGCGTCGCGGTTCCCGCGCTTATCTACACGCTGTTTAACGGCGATCCGGCCCGGCACCACGGATGGGCGGTGCCTACCGCGACCGATATCGCCTTTGCGGTGGGCGTTCTTGCGCTGCTGGGGCGTTCCATCCCTGGCAATGTGCGGGTGTTTCTGCTCACGCTGGCGATTATCGACGATATTATCGCCATTGTAATGATCGCCCTTTTTTATTCCGCCGGGCTTGACTATAGCGGCTTGGCGATCGCCGCAGCCGGGATATTGCTTGTTTTCGGTTTTCAGTTAATCGGCATCGGCGCGGCGCTGGCCTACGTTATTCCCGGCGTCGTTATCTGGAGCGGTTTTTTGATCATGGGCATACACCCGACGATAGCGGGAGTAGTGCTTGGTCTTATTACCCCGGTATTACCGGCGCGTATGCATGAATCCGCATTGGACAAAATTCTGCGCATCAGTAACGAATTGGCAGACCGCTATTCCGCTCAGAATAACGATGCGGGGCAGTTATCCCAGCCATTCAAGCAATTGCGTTTGGCCAGGCGCGAACTTCTTCCTCCGGTAATGAGAGTGCAAATGACGCTGCATCCGTGGGTGGCGTTTTTCATCATGCCGTTGTTTGCGCTGGCGAATGCCGGGGTGAGCGTTGACGGCGTAAATCTCTCGGCGGAAGGCGCGCATTGGGTGATGATCGGCGTGATGGCGGGGCTGGTGGCAGGCAAGCCGCTGGGCATTATCGCCGTAAGCTGGCTAATGGTTCGCGTGGGGTTATGCAAACGTCCTCCCGGCGTGTCCTGGGGCGGTATCGCTCTGATCGGGCTATTGGGGGGAATCGGCTTCACCATGTCCATTTTCATCGCCATGCTGGCGTTTTCGAACGAAAACCAGCTAGGCGCCGCCAAACTAGGCGTTTTATTAGGCTCATTGACGGCGGCTATCCTGGGGATTGCATGGGGTAAGATTTATGTAAGACGGGTGCGGGCTGCGAACGACGGCGGACTGAAACCAGACACGGTAGCGTGA
- a CDS encoding erythromycin esterase family protein — MWRAYHPEKRITFIGEAIHGVGAFTTFKLDFARRYCGKNWVWVFEADHLGMALSHANQEPARARLINFPAVMRTKKMLGLLRRGIDAGIPCLGADIIPRRPLASFPAAWSARRTRQMALFHKIRRSDGYFARRDRYMARQVRRIAGHYADAPLLVMMHNMHIKRCGSREMPPLRLRSVREHLARSFPGQMESIALLARQGSACHNDLTPFSFVIDDPRSAEVFLTAAEQPPCLAAAADIPSEYVAWHHAFERETRPVREQYEWCAVFAHVSAPVLTPCE; from the coding sequence ATGTGGCGCGCGTACCACCCGGAGAAGCGCATTACGTTTATCGGCGAGGCTATCCACGGAGTAGGGGCGTTTACGACATTCAAGCTGGATTTCGCCCGGCGCTATTGCGGCAAAAACTGGGTGTGGGTGTTTGAAGCCGATCATCTGGGCATGGCGTTGTCGCATGCGAATCAGGAACCGGCCAGAGCGCGCCTGATTAATTTTCCCGCGGTGATGCGAACGAAAAAAATGCTAGGTTTGCTCAGACGGGGGATTGATGCCGGCATTCCTTGTCTGGGGGCGGACATTATTCCCCGGCGTCCATTGGCGTCGTTTCCCGCCGCGTGGTCGGCGCGGCGAACCCGGCAGATGGCGCTTTTTCACAAGATACGCCGCAGCGACGGATATTTCGCCCGGCGCGACCGCTATATGGCGCGCCAGGTGCGGCGCATCGCCGGTCATTACGCCGATGCGCCGCTACTGGTGATGATGCACAACATGCACATAAAGCGATGCGGCAGCCGGGAAATGCCGCCGCTGAGGCTAAGGTCGGTGCGGGAACATCTGGCCCGCAGTTTTCCCGGACAGATGGAAAGTATTGCGCTTCTTGCGCGTCAGGGAAGCGCTTGCCACAACGATTTGACGCCGTTCTCCTTTGTCATTGACGATCCGCGCTCGGCGGAAGTTTTTCTTACCGCCGCCGAACAACCGCCTTGCCTTGCCGCCGCCGCGGATATTCCATCAGAGTATGTGGCCTGGCATCACGCATTCGAACGGGAAAC